A window of the Janthinobacterium agaricidamnosum NBRC 102515 = DSM 9628 genome harbors these coding sequences:
- a CDS encoding Lrp/AsnC family transcriptional regulator has protein sequence MTSITVDRHDLEILAELQRDGHLTNSALGEKIHLSTSQVGRRVQRLEEARVIDHYAAVLDPLVVGLGVMAFVQVTLDRHGANRGELFEQAVAAFPEVLECFSVTGEADYVVRVVSHDLSSFSEFIMDSLLRIPGVTNVKSNISLKKIKQVAILPLDHISQPRPSKQRVLFSA, from the coding sequence ATGACAAGCATTACCGTAGACCGCCACGACCTGGAGATCCTGGCCGAGCTGCAGCGCGACGGCCACCTGACCAATAGCGCGCTGGGCGAGAAGATCCATTTGTCGACGTCACAGGTCGGGCGCCGCGTGCAGCGGCTGGAAGAGGCGCGCGTGATCGACCACTACGCGGCGGTGCTGGACCCGCTGGTGGTCGGCCTCGGCGTGATGGCCTTCGTGCAAGTGACGCTGGACCGGCACGGTGCCAACCGCGGCGAACTGTTCGAGCAAGCCGTCGCGGCGTTCCCGGAAGTGCTGGAATGCTTTTCGGTGACCGGCGAAGCCGATTACGTGGTGCGGGTGGTGTCGCACGACCTCAGCTCGTTTTCCGAATTCATCATGGACAGCCTGCTGCGGATTCCCGGCGTGACCAACGTCAAGTCGAATATCTCGCTAAAGAAAATCAAGCAAGTGGCGATCCTGCCGCTGGACCATATCTCGCAGCCGAGGCCATCGAAACAGCGGGTGCTGTTCAGCGCCTGA
- a CDS encoding S41 family peptidase yields the protein MSSQGFESVQLDLDTSTAYIRSKGSWKASDGTFGAAAGAMALAANAKNVIIDVRGNPGGDGEIGRFLASYFYQTGDEQYYLYGYTKNNAYSQQEWTYAFVPGRRLPDARLYILVDKDTGSATEGFAYAMQHLKRATVIGQVTAGAGIAGELEKLGSKLSMFLPTKMIVAPNTNEGWEGKGVQPDVVTAPGEERAAAMALIAGHP from the coding sequence ATGAGCAGCCAGGGTTTTGAGTCGGTGCAACTGGATCTCGACACCAGCACCGCCTACATCCGTTCCAAGGGGAGCTGGAAGGCCAGCGACGGTACGTTCGGCGCCGCGGCAGGCGCCATGGCGCTCGCGGCCAATGCGAAGAATGTCATTATCGACGTGCGCGGCAATCCGGGCGGCGACGGCGAAATCGGCCGCTTCCTGGCGTCTTATTTTTACCAGACTGGCGACGAGCAGTATTATCTTTATGGCTATACCAAGAATAATGCCTACAGCCAGCAGGAATGGACCTATGCCTTTGTCCCCGGGCGGCGTCTGCCCGATGCCAGGTTGTACATCCTGGTCGACAAGGACACCGGCTCGGCCACCGAAGGTTTTGCATATGCGATGCAGCACCTGAAACGCGCGACCGTTATCGGCCAGGTGACGGCGGGCGCCGGGATTGCCGGCGAATTAGAGAAACTGGGCAGCAAGCTGAGCATGTTCTTGCCGACCAAGATGATTGTTGCACCCAATACCAATGAAGGCTGGGAAGGCAAGGGCGTGCAGCCGGATGTCGTGACCGCGCCCGGCGAAGAACGGGCCGCGGCGATGGCGCTGATCGCCGGGCATCCTTGA
- a CDS encoding malonic semialdehyde reductase, whose product MALHDTALDQLFRKARSVSRFQDRAIDDDTIAELYDLLKWGPTAFNAQPGRYVVLRSDQAKQRLAPALSSGNRDKTLAAPAVVIVAYDHQFFEHLPQQFPAYDAKPLFVANPGLVEPTVLRNGSLQGAYLILAARALGLDAGPMSGFDAAAVNREFFPDGRYRANFIVNLGYGEPDSTFPRGPRLSFEQAVSVL is encoded by the coding sequence ATCGCCCTGCATGATACCGCCCTCGACCAATTGTTCCGCAAGGCCCGCAGCGTCAGCCGCTTCCAGGACCGCGCCATCGACGACGACACCATCGCCGAACTGTACGACTTGCTGAAATGGGGGCCGACCGCCTTCAACGCCCAGCCGGGCCGCTACGTGGTGCTGCGCTCGGATCAAGCCAAGCAGCGGCTGGCGCCGGCGCTGTCGTCCGGCAACCGCGACAAGACCCTGGCCGCGCCGGCGGTGGTCATCGTCGCGTACGATCATCAATTCTTTGAACACTTGCCGCAGCAATTCCCGGCCTATGACGCCAAGCCGCTGTTCGTAGCCAATCCCGGCCTGGTCGAGCCCACCGTCTTGCGCAACGGCTCGCTGCAAGGCGCCTACCTGATCCTGGCGGCGCGCGCGCTGGGACTCGACGCCGGGCCGATGTCAGGTTTCGACGCGGCCGCCGTCAACCGCGAGTTTTTCCCGGATGGCCGCTACCGCGCCAACTTCATCGTCAACCTCGGTTATGGCGAGCCCGATTCGACCTTCCCGCGCGGCCCGCGCCTGAGTTTCGAGCAAGCGGTGAGCGTGCTGTAA
- a CDS encoding TonB-dependent receptor domain-containing protein, translating to MKKSTMQYALALPALCGGVVPAAVAAPAEREIALKEVVVTASGYEQQIKEAPASITVITREQLEKQPFSNLQDAVSHLEGVSIVGGDNNAKDISIRGMPGEYTLILVDGKRQGTRETSSRGTGGIQSSLIPPLAAIERIEVVRGPMSSLYGSDAIGGVINIITRKVAKTWGGALNAGTIQQDRSNLGNQYQGDFYFAGPLKDDVVGLQLYGGVNQRQEDQVIDGTARTDTSSLGAKLAIKPAGNQDITLEAGQERLKRTYTPGKTLAAGDSQTVPEDTRTHWAASHAGRWAFGNTDLSLYQEIGKASSKTLGPAGFAASSSNPKITNTLLDAQAMLPFTSNILKIGGQYAHNELDGTAAESPARIGKTPLTHVNPASITRKSWALFAEDEYFVTDKLSLTGGLRLDHDDKYGRHVNPRAYAVYQLSPLLTLRGGVAKAFRAPNLRQSSADHVISSGGPTSMPGILYGNPDLKAETSVNQEIGLRYDAPDGVSASVTVFNNDFKDKIVSDYAGRNDPLTGLPLYTYNNIAKVNLRGLEFGATVPLTKAWKLSGNYTYTDSRRESDGEMAFNGSSLKGQPLDKTPKHAANLKLDWQPADALSSFVRVNVVSEQFWAAYRNGGAGVRTRPGATTFDLGATYNISKTLTLNASLLNASDKVVDVDRRPRATINGNWLVDEGRRLWLGLNSRF from the coding sequence TTGAAAAAAAGTACCATGCAATATGCGCTGGCATTGCCGGCCTTGTGCGGCGGCGTCGTGCCGGCCGCCGTCGCGGCGCCGGCCGAGCGCGAAATTGCCTTGAAAGAGGTGGTGGTCACCGCCAGCGGCTACGAACAGCAGATCAAGGAAGCGCCGGCGTCGATTACCGTGATTACCCGCGAGCAGCTCGAAAAGCAGCCGTTCAGCAATTTGCAGGACGCCGTCAGCCATCTGGAAGGCGTCAGCATCGTCGGCGGCGACAATAACGCCAAGGACATTTCGATTCGCGGCATGCCGGGCGAATACACGTTGATCCTGGTCGACGGCAAGCGCCAGGGCACCCGCGAAACCAGCTCGCGCGGCACCGGCGGCATCCAGTCCAGCCTGATTCCGCCGCTGGCGGCCATCGAGCGCATCGAAGTGGTGCGCGGTCCGATGTCGTCGCTGTACGGTTCCGATGCGATCGGCGGCGTGATCAACATCATCACGCGCAAAGTGGCAAAAACCTGGGGTGGGGCGCTCAATGCCGGCACCATCCAACAAGACCGCTCCAACCTGGGCAATCAATACCAGGGCGACTTTTATTTTGCCGGACCGCTCAAGGACGACGTGGTCGGCCTGCAACTGTATGGCGGCGTCAACCAGCGCCAGGAAGACCAGGTGATCGACGGCACCGCCCGCACCGACACCAGCTCGCTGGGCGCCAAGCTGGCCATCAAGCCGGCCGGCAACCAGGACATCACGCTGGAAGCGGGCCAGGAACGCTTGAAACGTACTTATACGCCGGGTAAAACGCTGGCGGCCGGCGATAGCCAGACGGTACCGGAAGACACCCGCACGCATTGGGCGGCCAGCCATGCCGGCCGCTGGGCTTTCGGCAATACCGACCTCAGCCTGTATCAGGAAATCGGCAAGGCCAGCAGCAAGACGCTGGGCCCGGCGGGCTTTGCAGCGTCATCGTCGAACCCGAAGATCACCAACACCCTGCTCGATGCGCAGGCGATGCTGCCGTTCACCAGCAATATCCTGAAAATCGGCGGCCAGTATGCGCATAATGAACTTGATGGCACCGCCGCCGAGAGTCCGGCCCGCATCGGCAAGACCCCGCTGACGCATGTCAATCCGGCGTCGATCACGCGCAAGTCGTGGGCCTTGTTCGCCGAGGATGAGTATTTCGTCACCGACAAGCTGTCGCTGACCGGCGGCCTGCGCCTGGATCACGACGACAAGTATGGCCGGCATGTCAATCCGCGCGCCTATGCGGTGTACCAGTTGTCGCCGCTGCTGACCTTGCGCGGCGGCGTCGCCAAGGCGTTCCGCGCGCCCAACCTGCGCCAGAGTTCCGCCGATCACGTAATTTCGAGCGGCGGCCCGACGTCGATGCCGGGCATTTTGTACGGCAATCCGGACTTGAAGGCGGAAACCAGCGTCAACCAGGAAATCGGCTTGCGCTACGACGCCCCGGACGGCGTCAGCGCCAGCGTGACGGTGTTCAATAACGACTTCAAGGACAAGATCGTCAGCGACTATGCGGGTCGCAACGATCCCTTGACCGGCTTGCCTTTGTACACCTACAACAATATCGCCAAGGTGAATCTCCGCGGTCTCGAATTCGGCGCGACAGTGCCGTTGACGAAGGCGTGGAAGTTGTCGGGTAACTATACCTACACCGATTCCAGGCGCGAAAGCGACGGCGAAATGGCGTTCAACGGCAGTTCCCTGAAAGGCCAGCCGCTGGACAAGACGCCCAAACATGCGGCCAACCTGAAGCTGGACTGGCAGCCGGCCGACGCGTTGTCGTCGTTTGTGCGCGTCAACGTTGTCAGCGAACAGTTCTGGGCCGCGTACCGCAATGGCGGCGCCGGCGTGCGCACGCGTCCGGGCGCCACCACCTTCGACCTCGGCGCGACCTACAACATCAGCAAGACGCTGACGCTGAACGCCTCGCTGCTGAACGCCAGCGACAAGGTGGTCGACGTCGACCGCCGGCCGCGCGCCACCATCAACGGCAACTGGCTGGTGGATGAGGGCCGGCGCTTGTGGCTGGGCTTGAATTCGCGGTTCTAG
- a CDS encoding 2,3-dihydro-2,3-dihydroxybenzoate dehydrogenase — translation MERHMEFQGKVVLISGAAQGIGAAVAQAMSLQGARLALFDVQPAALEQQAQALAGSGAPLLALAVDVADSAAVNAAVARVEQELGPVEVLVNAAGILRPGAALDCSDADWERTFSVNVGGVFRLCRAVASRMVPRRRGVIVTVASNASAVPRQQMAAYAASKAASAHFTRCLGLELAPHGIRCNVVSPGSTDTAMQRQLWTSDAHKQAIIDGSLQQFRLGIPLRRIADAADIADAVMFMASERARHITMHELCVDGGATLGA, via the coding sequence ATGGAACGTCATATGGAATTTCAAGGCAAGGTCGTGCTCATTAGCGGCGCGGCGCAAGGCATCGGCGCGGCGGTCGCGCAGGCGATGTCGCTGCAGGGCGCCCGGCTGGCGCTGTTCGATGTCCAGCCGGCCGCGCTGGAGCAACAGGCGCAGGCGCTGGCCGGCAGCGGCGCGCCGCTGCTGGCGCTGGCGGTCGACGTGGCCGACAGCGCGGCGGTGAACGCGGCGGTGGCGCGCGTCGAGCAAGAGCTGGGACCGGTGGAAGTGCTGGTCAATGCCGCCGGCATCTTGCGGCCAGGCGCCGCGCTCGATTGCAGCGACGCCGACTGGGAACGGACCTTCAGCGTCAATGTCGGCGGCGTGTTCCGCCTGTGCCGGGCCGTCGCCAGCCGCATGGTGCCGCGCCGGCGCGGCGTGATCGTCACGGTGGCGTCGAACGCGTCGGCGGTGCCGCGCCAGCAGATGGCGGCGTATGCCGCGTCCAAGGCGGCGTCGGCGCATTTCACGCGCTGCCTGGGACTGGAACTGGCGCCGCACGGCATCCGCTGCAACGTGGTGTCGCCGGGATCGACCGATACCGCGATGCAGCGCCAGCTATGGACCAGCGACGCCCACAAGCAGGCGATCATCGACGGGTCGCTGCAGCAGTTCCGGCTCGGCATCCCGCTGCGCCGCATCGCCGATGCCGCCGACATCGCCGATGCCGTCATGTTCATGGCGTCCGAACGGGCCCGCCATATCACGATGCATGAGCTGTGCGTGGACGGCGGCGCCACGCTCGGCGCCTAG
- a CDS encoding ABC transporter ATP-binding protein, whose product MKDQQTLTVRDLHACHQKTPVLHGIDLSIEPGKVTVIVGPNGCGKSTLLRCMARLHQPSQGSVRLGADDLWRMRPQQAARRLALLPQAPQAPEGISVAGLVSYGRHPHQGLLRQWSADDERAVREAMQAADVTALAQRPLEQLSGGQRQRCWLAMVLAQETPLLLLDEPTSMLDLGHQVDVLNRIRQLAAAGRGVVMVLHDLMAAARYADTLVALRDGRVLASGAAREIVTPQLVRQLYQVDADVLSAPGDGAPVVVPAAPLEQSRQLRLINQGK is encoded by the coding sequence ATGAAGGATCAACAGACACTGACGGTGCGGGATCTGCATGCCTGCCATCAAAAAACGCCGGTATTGCACGGCATCGATTTGTCCATCGAGCCGGGCAAGGTGACGGTGATCGTCGGCCCCAACGGTTGCGGCAAGTCGACCTTGCTGCGCTGCATGGCGCGGCTGCACCAGCCGAGCCAGGGTAGCGTTCGGCTCGGGGCCGACGACTTGTGGCGGATGCGTCCGCAGCAGGCGGCGCGGCGCCTGGCCTTGCTGCCGCAGGCGCCGCAAGCGCCGGAAGGCATCAGCGTCGCCGGCCTGGTGTCTTATGGCCGCCATCCGCACCAGGGCTTGCTGCGGCAATGGTCGGCCGACGATGAACGGGCGGTGCGCGAGGCGATGCAGGCGGCCGATGTGACGGCGCTGGCGCAGCGTCCGCTGGAACAGTTATCCGGCGGCCAGCGCCAGCGTTGCTGGCTGGCGATGGTGCTGGCGCAAGAGACGCCGCTGCTGTTGCTCGATGAGCCGACCAGCATGCTCGACCTGGGCCACCAGGTCGATGTGCTCAACCGCATCCGCCAGTTGGCGGCGGCCGGACGCGGCGTGGTGATGGTGCTGCACGACCTGATGGCGGCGGCGCGTTATGCCGACACGCTGGTGGCGCTGCGCGACGGCCGGGTGCTGGCCAGCGGCGCGGCGCGCGAGATCGTCACGCCGCAACTGGTGCGGCAACTGTATCAAGTCGACGCCGACGTCTTGTCGGCGCCGGGCGACGGCGCGCCGGTGGTGGTGCCGGCGGCGCCGCTGGAGCAATCCCGCCAGCTCAGATTAATCAATCAAGGAAAGTAA
- a CDS encoding FecCD family ABC transporter permease, producing MSAPFAVSKELPAPLEPGLHAWRRGGVSLLYAGRSLWVTGVLCLLLAATVGLGLMAGSSWISPQQLLALLRGEGAPGMQLLVLEFRLPRLLVGLLAGMALGLAGCLVQALTRNRLATPDLLGVADGATLGVFVALIGSASGMFGPWWVGPLGALGAVVLLLIAAGNLGRRGQRLLIVGLALASLLRAVTELALSRQELMHASALYAWSIGSLNGRGYAAAAPLAAGLLLLLPLTLLCSRRLALLRFDLEIAGSLGLPVRTTQWQALLTAVLLAGLAVGVCGPIAFVALAAPFVAERLVGGGRIALFSAALVGALLVSGADTLGRVLLSAAELPVGVICNLLGGPFLLWLLLSERNKEM from the coding sequence GTGAGCGCGCCGTTTGCCGTAAGCAAGGAGCTGCCGGCGCCGCTGGAGCCTGGCTTGCATGCATGGCGGCGCGGCGGTGTTTCGCTGCTGTATGCCGGCCGTTCGCTGTGGGTGACCGGCGTCCTGTGCCTGTTGCTGGCCGCGACTGTCGGGCTGGGCCTGATGGCCGGTTCGAGCTGGATTTCGCCGCAGCAATTGCTGGCGCTGCTGCGCGGCGAGGGCGCACCGGGCATGCAATTGCTGGTGCTGGAATTCCGTTTGCCGCGGCTGCTGGTCGGTCTGCTGGCCGGCATGGCGCTAGGGCTGGCCGGCTGCCTGGTCCAGGCCCTGACCCGCAACCGGCTGGCGACGCCGGATTTGCTGGGCGTGGCCGACGGCGCCACGCTGGGCGTGTTCGTCGCGCTGATCGGCAGCGCCAGCGGCATGTTCGGTCCGTGGTGGGTCGGCCCCTTGGGCGCGCTGGGCGCGGTCGTGCTGTTGCTGATCGCTGCCGGCAACCTGGGACGGCGCGGCCAGCGCCTGCTGATCGTCGGCCTGGCGTTGGCCAGCCTGTTGCGCGCGGTGACCGAGCTGGCGTTGTCGCGCCAGGAACTGATGCACGCCAGCGCGCTGTATGCATGGAGCATCGGCAGCCTGAACGGCCGTGGATACGCCGCCGCGGCGCCGCTGGCGGCCGGCTTGCTGCTGTTGCTGCCGCTGACGTTGCTGTGCAGCCGGCGGCTGGCGCTGCTGCGCTTCGACCTGGAGATTGCCGGCAGCCTCGGCCTGCCGGTCAGGACCACCCAGTGGCAGGCGCTGCTGACCGCGGTGCTGCTGGCGGGATTGGCGGTCGGCGTGTGCGGGCCGATCGCCTTTGTCGCGCTGGCGGCGCCGTTTGTCGCCGAACGGCTGGTCGGCGGCGGCCGCATCGCCTTGTTCAGCGCGGCGCTGGTCGGCGCCTTGCTGGTGAGCGGCGCCGACACGCTGGGACGGGTGCTGCTGAGCGCGGCCGAATTGCCGGTCGGCGTGATTTGCAACCTGCTGGGCGGGCCTTTCCTGCTGTGGCTGTTACTGAGTGAGCGGAACAAGGAAATGTGA
- a CDS encoding FecCD family ABC transporter permease gives MQRALARPLPRRACLLALLLSLPALALASLLAGAGDLEPARALAFVLGDAGARADGQVRMVLLSLRLPRMAAALLVGAALGLAGMLMQTVTRNPLAEPGLLGVNAGAALGVVVGIAWAGAENGPAYLLWAGLGALLGNACVLAVAQTGRHAAAPLRLVLAGVALGATFIGISSAILLSQPAGYDQYRFWVLGSLAGITPDMVLWTAPVVLAGGACALLLVRPLSALLLGDDMARSLGHRPLPVRLGVAASVTLLTGSAVALAGPIGFLGLLAPYLARFLVRQAGLAPQLLAAAWLGAALLLAADLAARLAVQPFETPISVMTALAGAPLLIWLARSKAWHSGAAL, from the coding sequence GTGCAGCGGGCGCTAGCGCGTCCGCTGCCGCGCCGGGCCTGCCTGCTGGCCTTGCTGTTGTCGCTGCCGGCGCTGGCGCTGGCCTCGCTGCTGGCCGGCGCCGGCGACCTCGAACCGGCACGCGCGCTGGCGTTTGTGCTGGGCGACGCCGGCGCGCGCGCCGATGGACAAGTGCGGATGGTGCTGCTGAGCCTGCGCCTGCCGCGCATGGCGGCGGCGCTGCTGGTCGGCGCCGCGCTCGGCCTGGCCGGCATGCTGATGCAGACCGTGACCCGCAACCCGCTGGCCGAACCCGGCCTGCTTGGCGTGAATGCCGGCGCCGCGCTGGGCGTGGTGGTCGGGATCGCCTGGGCCGGCGCCGAAAATGGCCCGGCCTATCTGCTGTGGGCCGGACTCGGCGCCTTGCTCGGCAACGCCTGCGTGCTGGCCGTGGCGCAGACCGGCCGCCACGCCGCGGCGCCGCTGCGGCTGGTGCTGGCCGGCGTCGCGCTCGGCGCCACCTTCATCGGCATCAGCTCGGCGATCCTGCTGTCGCAGCCGGCCGGTTACGACCAGTACCGTTTCTGGGTGCTCGGTTCGCTGGCCGGCATCACGCCGGACATGGTGCTGTGGACCGCGCCGGTGGTGCTGGCCGGCGGCGCTTGCGCGCTGCTGCTGGTGCGCCCGCTGTCGGCGCTGCTGCTGGGCGACGACATGGCCCGCTCGCTGGGACACCGGCCGCTGCCGGTGCGGCTCGGCGTCGCGGCCAGCGTCACCTTGCTGACCGGCAGCGCGGTGGCGCTGGCCGGGCCGATCGGCTTTCTCGGCTTGCTGGCGCCTTACCTGGCGCGTTTTTTGGTGCGCCAGGCCGGCCTGGCGCCGCAACTGCTGGCCGCCGCGTGGCTGGGGGCGGCCTTGCTGCTGGCCGCCGACCTGGCGGCGCGGCTGGCGGTGCAGCCGTTTGAAACGCCGATCAGCGTGATGACCGCGCTGGCCGGCGCGCCGCTGCTGATCTGGCTGGCGCGCTCGAAGGCGTGGCACAGCGGAGCGGCCTTGTGA
- a CDS encoding iron-siderophore ABC transporter substrate-binding protein, producing the protein MNSSHHPISMIRTALLALALALLSFSAVAAGRSVVDAAGRTVLLPAQPQRVLALSEIDLDSLLALKLKPVGATNGRGQAAMPRYLGNAVHGIASVGGFGSPVLDLVIAAQPDLILVGSMPDPQLLAQLGKIAPTAVSYRQGESWQVALRRIAAMVGRDAEAEAVLAAYQRRADSVRARLGGQADSTVSVVRWNPQGPAYMLKDAFASLVLADVKLRRPAAQMQAGVAHSPPLSLEALPRIDADWLFVGTLNTSQANDALAAARQSPAFRQLGAVRKGHMVAVDGTLWTSPGGPLAALEVLNDIEKAMLDKS; encoded by the coding sequence ATGAATTCCAGCCATCACCCGATTTCGATGATACGTACTGCATTGCTGGCGCTGGCGCTTGCCTTGCTGTCTTTTTCCGCCGTGGCCGCCGGGCGCAGCGTGGTCGACGCGGCCGGCCGCACGGTGCTGTTGCCGGCCCAGCCGCAACGCGTGCTGGCGCTGTCCGAGATCGACCTCGATTCGCTGCTGGCGCTCAAGCTCAAGCCGGTCGGCGCGACCAATGGCCGCGGCCAGGCCGCGATGCCGCGCTACCTCGGCAACGCCGTCCATGGCATCGCCAGCGTCGGCGGCTTCGGCAGCCCGGTGCTCGACCTGGTGATCGCCGCGCAGCCGGACCTGATCCTGGTCGGCAGCATGCCCGACCCGCAATTGCTGGCGCAACTGGGCAAGATCGCGCCGACGGCGGTCAGCTACCGGCAGGGCGAAAGCTGGCAAGTGGCGCTGCGCCGCATCGCCGCGATGGTCGGCCGCGACGCCGAGGCGGAAGCGGTGCTGGCCGCCTATCAGCGCCGCGCCGACAGCGTGCGCGCCCGGCTGGGCGGACAGGCCGACAGCACCGTCAGCGTGGTGCGCTGGAATCCGCAGGGGCCGGCCTACATGCTGAAGGACGCCTTCGCCAGCCTGGTGCTGGCCGACGTCAAATTGCGCCGGCCGGCGGCGCAGATGCAGGCCGGGGTGGCCCATTCGCCGCCGTTGAGCCTGGAAGCGTTGCCGCGCATCGACGCCGACTGGCTGTTCGTCGGCACGCTCAATACCAGCCAGGCCAACGACGCGCTGGCGGCGGCGCGCCAGAGTCCCGCTTTCCGCCAGCTGGGCGCGGTGCGCAAGGGCCATATGGTGGCGGTCGACGGCACGCTGTGGACCAGCCCCGGCGGTCCGCTGGCGGCGCTGGAGGTCTTGAACGACATCGAAAAAGCCATGCTCGACAAGTCTTGA
- a CDS encoding siderophore-interacting protein: MSDTPATGAPARTPPRMLRVRRTLQLTPHMRRITLAGPALAGFPPHSDGAHIKLLLPRPGQAEPVLPTLGPDGPVWPPDDVRPIARTYTVGRHDAAAGELDIDFVLHGDNGPASSWALHAVPGTAVGVAGPGGPPRFLPQAGYYLLLGDPSAFAALAAVLRALPADARGDALIEVPDPGEIQPLRHPPGIAVRWLSRQGAPAGTSTLLLEQVRALDWPAGPVSVTLAGESTQTVLLREYLLKERGVPRRAMYAVPYWKDEHTEEAYHAERHRIMDAFELAEDAAAPTPNIEETTP, translated from the coding sequence ATGAGTGACACCCCTGCGACCGGCGCACCGGCGCGCACGCCGCCGCGCATGCTGCGCGTGCGGCGCACGCTGCAACTGACGCCGCATATGCGGCGCATCACGCTGGCCGGCCCGGCCTTGGCCGGCTTCCCGCCGCATAGCGACGGCGCCCACATCAAGCTGCTGCTGCCGCGTCCCGGCCAGGCCGAACCGGTCTTGCCGACGCTGGGGCCGGACGGCCCGGTGTGGCCGCCCGACGACGTGCGGCCGATCGCGCGCACCTACACGGTAGGCCGCCACGACGCCGCGGCCGGCGAGCTGGACATCGATTTCGTGCTGCATGGCGATAACGGCCCGGCGTCCAGCTGGGCCTTGCATGCGGTGCCCGGCACGGCGGTCGGGGTGGCCGGACCGGGCGGGCCGCCGCGCTTCCTGCCGCAGGCCGGCTATTACCTGCTGCTGGGCGATCCGAGCGCGTTCGCCGCGCTGGCGGCGGTGCTGCGCGCCTTGCCGGCCGATGCCCGCGGCGACGCGCTGATCGAAGTGCCGGATCCCGGCGAAATCCAGCCGTTGCGCCATCCGCCCGGCATTGCCGTGCGCTGGCTGTCGCGCCAGGGCGCGCCGGCCGGGACCAGCACGCTGCTGCTGGAGCAGGTGCGCGCGCTCGATTGGCCGGCCGGCCCGGTCTCGGTGACGCTGGCCGGCGAAAGCACGCAAACGGTGCTGCTGCGCGAATACCTGCTGAAGGAGCGCGGCGTGCCGCGCCGCGCCATGTACGCGGTGCCTTACTGGAAGGATGAACACACCGAAGAGGCCTATCACGCCGAGCGGCACCGCATCATGGATGCGTTCGAACTGGCCGAAGACGCCGCCGCCCCCACCCCCAACATCGAGGAAACCACACCATGA